DNA sequence from the Phyllopteryx taeniolatus isolate TA_2022b chromosome 14, UOR_Ptae_1.2, whole genome shotgun sequence genome:
gccgctgcaccgtggcggctgtgagatttagttctcttgcgggcagttgaggtcccgatggccgtaagAAAAATGGTTTGCACCGCATTCGGTTTCAGCgtctgcctaactacacctgtgtatccaatgctttctgctaagtctttctcaaaacacgccggtttgaagtgatcagcacagagtttggaatgcttgctaggcacccatagcagaccacgtttcttcccctgtcgattgactttccctttccactggtcacatattcctttttcacttggaaagccaaagaaactcttgccactgcctgaaacatttgtacaaccaaatgacgcacaataaaccattgtgaaaTCACTAAATCATATGACAACATATAAAAGGacaggaacaacagcatggaacaatagcacacaatgccgaatgaacaggatgtttggctggagtgacgtcacagcgccagaaagagccgaagaccggaaggcgctggatgcaaaaagcagaaggcgcattctgaatcatatttatcgatttaactgctgtatatctgctatataattacttcaaaatggcagatgtggtttgtacaggggttctagagttatcaagaacatGTTTTGACATCTTTGTCCTTTGACCTTTAAATATAAGAGAGTAGTTAGTAGAACTAAACAGCAATGTTAAATGGTTGTTGAACATTTTCTCAAGCCATTTCATAGACATGAGGCTTCCTATTTCTCATTTGGTAAATTGTCCGCATGTGTAGTAGGACTGCCAAGGTTACTCGACAAGTCACAACTACATCGACAATCAAAGTTGTCgataattaatttaatgttaattaattaatagtcAACGtcgttaatttttttttttttaagctttgtgTTTGTGCCTGAATCCTCCCGCTAGCTCACCTGTTGTCTGCAAGCCTGGCTCCTGGCCATGACGCACATGCGCAGTTGTGGTCAGCCGTGTGATGTACTCAGAAGAACTGCAGCTAACGTATTAGAAACGGAGCCCGAACGTTTGAGCATTTCAAATACTGAAGACAGAACTTGCCTTTCATGGCAGCACAGCAGTGATACACGAGCATCTAAAAAGGAAGCACATTGTGGCTGATTCAATTTCTGACCAAGAGGTGGCGTTATTTCGGTAAGCTATTTGTCTAGTTTGTTGCTAATTTTAGCATCAACGGTTGTGAGCTTACTTACTTAACACTGTAAACGTTGACATTATCTTGAGTCTAATATTAGCCTTAGCACACAGATGTAATGTTATAACCACATAGGAATATAAAATTGATGTGTAGCGACATGCCTCTGTGTCGGCCATATTGGCGGGGGCTACGTTCTCATCACGGGCTATGCATATACATTGAAAGTGAATCAggacttgctcatttctcagcCGGCTTTCATTAGGTTTACTCTTTTGTCAACATTAAAGCATGTGCTATAAGATTACATGTAAACACATACATACCTGTTAtgcttgcttttatttgaaaatgttttcgtTAAGTCCTTTAAAATTCTATAGAAATTACCTGTTTAGTCAACTACTGCTTGTTGCAGAGAGTAAAATATTTGGCAGATTGTAACTTGTCACTGCTCGTCTTTATTTCATTCGAAGCTACTGTATGATAGTCACGTAAGACTACATCAtacatggtcatgctgtacccCTGCGCCCCCCCCGAAAAAGGTGCTACCAATGCAAAAATTAGTCGAGCCCTTAAGTGtttgattttactttttatattaatttatttgtatctatttaggtaaacaattgtattgtttttattgaaatgttttactTTACTAGGGTTAGTTATTTGGTAATTGGTTGTTTGATTTCAACCACCCCCTCCACCAACGCTCAACCGCCAACCGCAAATAGATTCCTATCCTGTGGGAAACACTGCATACTGTACCTAACCTTCCTTTTCTTGAAGTAGCGTCCAAATTCCCAGAGTTTTGATTGTACGAGAGTCATTTTTGTCCTCCTCAGGTGTGCTACTCAAAGAAAGTGATTGGAAGACTGTTTACTCATGTGTGTTGATGCAGGACACGGCCGGCCAGGAGCGTTACAGGACCATCACCACAGCCTATTACAGAGGAGCCATGGGTTTCATCCTCATGTATGACATCACCAACGAGGAGTCCTTCAACGCTGTGCAAGACTGGTGAGGAGACACTTCAGTGGAAACCCTTGTGTTTATGTACTATTGTTGCTTAGCACCACTTTCATGTTTACTTATGTAATACTTGCTACCTCGTGACAAGACTTATGAAAGCTTTTGAAACCAGTGAATTGAATAGACTATATTGGTTTTATTTCAACATTCATGACCGTCTTAGCcgttaaatatttgtttgaaacctGTCTGGTTGCCTTGTTGACACATCGCTCAGCGACTatatcattaggtacacctgtaaaAACAAATCTATCAAACATTGTCATAATTCTGCTTTTAGAAAGAAATGAATGTAATGATGTGTGAACGTTTATTCTAcggatgacatttttaaaacaatccctcatttatttcagtgttaAGATGAGCAATATTGCCGGTGTTTTCAAAAACTTTAAAacccattggaaaaaaatatttttttgcactccaaaatgccaccattttatgttgtaattgtaaaaatacaattattgttGGTGTAAATGCATAAAACTGAAACTGTTTCCTACTAGCGACATTTAAAAATCCCAAGCTTAATGTTTTGGAATTACTTAATGCAGGTTTAGTGCATGCCCAGTTTCGTAAATGTTTTGTGTGCCCCCCACAGGTCCACTCAGATCAAGACTTACTCGTGGGACAATGCTCAGGTGCTCCTGGTGGGGAACAAGGTCGATATGGATGATGAACGGATAGTGGCCACAGAAAGGGGCCGGCAGCTGTCAGAACAGCTTGGTAAGTGGAGGCGTCTCCATTTACAAACTCTACATACCTGTACTACAAATGAACGCAGTGTTTGGTAGTATGTTGTTTACCTTAATTATGAACTTTATAACTCATATAATGCCaactgttttcaaagcagattTCCCCTcattgccagccattttagagtATTGTGACTGATCTTTTAAGACCAACAgaatgtgttctgtgacaatatacgGAAGCGGTGAACATACCAAAAGAAAGTAGATTCTTCTTTTaccagaaaaatattttttctgtagCTTTTtgcattctttagtaatcagtagttgaacatggtttggtttcaccaaaaacacctatttctgaccaaaaagcggAGAAAACTAGCTCTTTGTGTAAttaaacatgtcaagcagaacagtgacctTAACTTTTGTGGCTTTTCTCAAaccataaaacaacaacaaaaagactgaaaaggggcttttgatggcaacaTGGTAATGTATTTCCAGATATACAACTAAAAACATGCACCATGAgatccataatgctgtggggctcCTTTGCtacatctggtactggaggccttgactgtatgatcaagagattttagagaGAAATGTCTGACCCACtgtaagaaaacttggtttgaggcgaagatcatgggtcctccagcaagacaaagacccaaagcacacacccaaaagcacacaggaatggtggaaaagaaaaaaatggactttTAAAATGcccagcaatgagtcctgatctcaatccaactgaaaatctttggggggagaggaaatctgccattggggaaaagaaccctgcaaatgttaaagagcttgaacaaattgcaaagtaAAAGTGAGCGAAAAgaccacctgagaagtgcaaaaagcttaaacaaatacaagaaacgtttggaggctgtcatcgctgccaaagggtatgcaaccaaatattaagcCGGAGTGTCAATATTGCTGCACATCcgcttttctgtttttttttttttcttttctttgaaattacaatatctaagttgggaaaaaaaaaaatctttgttgaATTACTTTGGACAGCCAATTAAAAGATCTTGATTATATAAATTTGgtacatttcaatttatttctgaagatattatgttatgcaaaaaatgaaggggtgccaataatggtgaccACGACTGTATACATTGGTGGCGGTAAACGGTTTGATTCCATTTGATGAATTTGGACATCCACAGCAGTGAATGACTTATGAGCAGAAATATAGAAACAATTTAAACTTCCCAATGGAACGAGTCACTGTTGTCTCTCTGTCGCCCCTCTCGGCCGGTAGGTTTCGAGCACTTTGAAGCCAGCGCCAAAGACAACATCAACGTGAAGCAGACCTTTGAGAGGCTGGTGGACATCATCTGTGAGAGGATGTCCGAGACTCTGGACAACAACGACCCCACTGTCAGCGGAGCCAAACAAGGGCCGCAGCTCACCGAGCAGCCGCAGAGGTCCCATCAGGACTGTGCTTGctaaacaacacaacacaacacaccacacacacacacacacacactcgcactcATATGCACTACATCTGCTGTCATGGGAGCCCATATACAgtacctttttttaatttctctcATCAGTTGATGTCATGTAAACCTGCATAGATTGATTGAACGCAAATAGACAGagccacactcacacacacacacacaaacacacaggagCTGACTGCTGCTGAGATTATCAACCCTACTTCCTCCTCAAACAGTCGATTCCCAAAGATGAGCTCTTTTCAATCTATATCATCCTCACAGCATAGTGCTAATTGAGTCACGGGCTGAGTGCGCTCTGACATGCAAACATCCCCCCATGTACATGTAGATGGTAGGTACTGTACACGCATAGAATACAAGAGCCTGCTCTCACTGTTGTCTGTAATTTGGTCATGTCCAGTCCCTTACATTCACGCTTCAAGTCCTAatgattacaaaacatttgacttgTTTTAGCCATAGTCACACTGAGCAGAGTTAATTTTCAAGTTGAAAGGTATTCATTCTTCTATGTGTTTCTACAATTAAACTTTATGAAGcaaacatgtatttaaatggggggggaaaagacaTTGATTGGATCCTGTTTCTCAAAATGCTAGTCATCGTTTAAGAATTTTGTTGCGCCTTGCAAGTTTTTTTAACTTGGAAAAGAAGCAGTACTTGTGATTTGAAGTGGACAGCAGCATCGGTTTGGTTTTGGGTGCTGCACCCCCTCAGTGTTTATCAATTTagtgtcattgttttttaacaCAACAGAAGGGATGATAATGATAtattactcacaaaaagttagagaTATTGATCTTTCTGGAGAAATTTGAAGACAAACCTAAAATGTATGTGAACTTAGAtaccctgtaaagtgaactcagagatttgtttctaaatacattatacatgtttgaagataattgctgaaaatgtgaaaagactgagaactctGTAATACTCAATTGTGGCAAtatagctttgaatagtttttaaccattttcagttttccagCTAAAAAATAGCGCCCAGTGATGCACTTTGGTGCCTACacactgaaaatgcatcttccagAAAGGTGGAAGAGTGAGGAgtgggggaataaaaaaaaaaaaaaaaaaaaagtcagacatAACTGCGAGTGTGTGGACTGGGGCTTTGTGCCGACGttgctgctttagagcgcctcgttgtcgcggcGTGGATAAGCCCTGCGATGACCTTGTGGGATTTAGTCCAGCCACCAGAGGCTAGATGCTTGACAAAGTAGCATCTGTTTTTTTGGCTGTAAAGTGATGTTTGATTGACGGTTGACATTTGATCGGGCCGTGGTTTCAGCATTAAgcagacacacccacagcatttgagagtgGAGACAGCGACTTGATTTTCACAATGTTGAAACTTCATTTCATATACTTGCCGATTTTAttctttaatcattcaaatttgtcagtATTGTTCACAACATTCTTCAAtgttgtgtgtcaaatttagaagacaatCTAAACTTTTTTCCCTTCACTGTTTCAGTACTTTATGCACAACGTTCTGTTTTCTGACAAGGAGTtgaattcacaacaggtgtttgaaaAATTTCCAAGGATGCCCACTTCCGTGCCTTACTGCGACTTTaccagtctctctgttgcaacctgctgatgacactctgtgACAGGCTCTGAGCTTATAGTGTCAGCAGGTtacaacagagagactggaagcgTCACAGAAACGCAGCGTAGAGGACATCCTTGGACATGTAAtgccagccccccccccccccccccgaaagcccaatatccttaactttttgtgagtagtgtataatTGAGTGTGTAAATATTTAGAAATTCAATAGCTATGCCTTTTAAGATGCATATAAATACAGAAGTAACCTATTATACATACAGAAATTATTTCTGAAGAATGGATTCCTTCCCGTGCTTTCGGGTGCATGTTGTCTGTGTTGCTGGTTGAAGTTATTGGTGGTGACACATTTCAGGATTTACAGGTGTTGTGtatttctaatatatatattttctttcacCATGACCTGCCAGCACCCTCAGCTTTATTTGGGAAAGGGAACataatattttttagcatgttcaattttgaaattgaatttagtTGGtttgcccgtgtgtgtgtgtgtactgtacatgcGTTCACTGATGTGCATGCGGGAATATGGTGAAGCTTTTATTAtactttttgtattatttataactatttatttttcacacattCTTCCTGTAATGCTGTGTTCTAATCTGCATCTCCTTTCTAATCCTCGCATCTTTTCGATTTTTTTGTACATGTCTGTGTTTACAAGCTCGAGAGGAGAGTAAAACATTCCAGGCGTTTGGCGGGCAGCTTATTTGTCTTTTCCATATCAGTTATGTAACTTTTAAGACATGCCAGTGTAACAGCAGACTGTTCTCACAGAGCAATAACAGGTCGCGTTATCTCCTCCACTCTCAAATATCAGCAACACGAGCCTGCTGATGGTTTTCACACATGTACTATATGCGTCTGTGTGAGCAGTTTGCACCAAGCTTGAAAGAGGAATCCAATTAAAAGTACTGTTTATCTTGCACTGGCATACCTGTCAGCAGCAGCCCTTTCCAAAAAGGCAGTCCACTGAATACATTGAACACTAaatttaagtctttttttttttttttttttttttttttttttttctctcagccCCCCGACCAGTTTGTGTGGctattatttgtgttttgctttggcTGTAAACGTGGATACGACTCAAGAACCCAGTCGTAACTTGTAAATAGCTGTTTTCTGCCCATCTAGTATTAGTTGTGTGAATTGTGCTGTAATGTTGTGATGCCTGATTTGCTTAAATGAGGGATCAATAAATAAATCCGAGCAGCTGAACTTTGTTGAAGTACGACAGTTACTACCAAATATAAGTACAGTAGAGTCATTTAATTAACGACTCTGTGACATTGACTGCGTGTTCATCTATTGGCCAACAGGGGGAGGCCTAATGCAATAATCGTGTTGTGATTTTCACTTTGCAG
Encoded proteins:
- the LOC133488759 gene encoding ras-related protein Rab-3A-like; translation: MASANATYGQKESSDQNFDYMFKILIIGNSSVGKTSFLFRYADDSFTPAFVSTVGIDFKVKTIYRNDKRIKLQIWDTAGQERYRTITTAYYRGAMGFILMYDITNEESFNAVQDWSTQIKTYSWDNAQVLLVGNKVDMDDERIVATERGRQLSEQLGFEHFEASAKDNINVKQTFERLVDIICERMSETLDNNDPTVSGAKQGPQLTEQPQRSHQDCAC